The segment ATGGGCTGCTCAAACAGCTATTGATATCTATGGAATTAATCCTTCTAAAGTTAAAGTAGTTCCTTGGGGAGCAAATATAGAGTGCGATCGCACTCTCGATGATATCCAAACTATAGTAGATTCTAGAGACTCAAACCCCTGTAAATTACTGTTTTTCGGCACTCAATGGGAAAGGAAAGGAGGAGATATTGCTCTATCAGTAGCAAAGGAACTAAACAGCATCGGTTTGAATACTGAATTAACCGTAGTTGGGTGCGATCCTCCTGTAACTCAACAATCTCTTCCCACGTTTGTAAAATTTTTAGGATTTATCGACAAGTCTAACAAAGAAGGTGAACATAAAATTAATCAATTGTTAGGTGAATCCCATTTTTTAATTTTACCTTCCCAAGCAGAAACTTACGGCCACGTATTTTGCGAAGCCAATTCCTTTGGTGTTCCTTGTATTGCTACAAATATTGGCGGTATTCCAACAGTCATAAAAGAGAATTCCAATGGCAAAACTTTTTCCCTAGATGCCAACGTATTAGAGTATTGTACTTATATCGATTCTTTAATGAATAACTACAGCGAATATAAACGATTGGCTTTCTCATCATTTAACGAATATCAGTCCCGCTTAAATTGGTCTGTTGCTGTTAAAACAGTTAAGCGACTATTGATGTAATTAACATGAAAAGCCAAAATTAGCTTACCTTTGAGCAGGAACAATATCTACTCGAATCAGAATAACTAAAGTTAAAATATCGGTAAACTGTTTAAATTTATTTAGCCATGTTTGAGCTAGTTTGGATGGCAGAAGAACTATTATTGCAATTCTCAATAACACTTTCCAGATAATTCGTCGTCGCAGCAAAACGGGGTCGTATATAAAAGCTTGCCAGAGAAACCGGATTGCTGTTAAAGCTTTTTGTCGTACTGGAGGTTCTTCAAGAGCCTTAAATACCAGGTATTTGTAGCGATTCCCAAGCGTATGCCGCTTTAAGTGCTGTATAGATGCAGGAGCTTCTGCATAAGCACGTTCAATAATTCGCAAGCTTACTGCTTCCATCTTAGAAACATTAGTAGAGCTGGAATTCGCACGAACTCGATATAAAACTTGTGCGGATGGCACAACTACAAAAGGATAACGAGACGCCAGACGAATCCACATATCCCAATCTTCAGCGGGGGGAAGTGACTCATCAAAGTTACCAACTTCCTTGATAGCTTGAGCGCGAATCAAAGGATTAGAGCCACTTTCTACAAAGTCATTCAACAACATCCTCGCATAAGATTCACCTTGCCAATAGATGTTAGCGCCTCCCCTTATAAAATTACCTGATTCATCTATCAAATCAGTCCAACTATAAGCCACACCTGCTTCGGGATTTTCTTGTAGCGCTTTTAATTGAGCCTCTAGCTTATCTGGTTTCCAGAGGTCGTCTGCATCTATGAAAGAAACGTATTCGCCAGTAGCTTGAGACAAGCCTCGGTTACGACTTGCAGCTTGCTTAGCATTGGGGTAGGAAAACACCTTAAGTCGGGAATCTTGGATGTTGGAAACTACATCTAGAGTTGAGTCTGTCGAACCGTCATTAATTACTATTAATTCAAAATCTTTAAAAGTTTGATTTAAAACTGATTCAATCGTTTCTCGAATCGTGTTTTCACCATTGTAAACGGGAATTATCACAGAAATAAGTGGCATATCAACTCCAGTCTATTATGAAAATAACTATACCTTACCAGAGCTACACTCGTATGTAGCTTAGTAAGACATTATGGATTGGTCGCAACGTATTAGATCTATTTATCAATGTCTGAGCTTTTTGAGGCGGCAGTAGAGCCACTACTGCAATTTTAATTAATATTTTTAAAAGAATTCGCGGCTCTGGAATGCG is part of the Argonema galeatum A003/A1 genome and harbors:
- a CDS encoding glycosyltransferase family 4 protein translates to MKIAYVTTYDVLKSSTWPKHQVGLCGAGYYISQNLQNQSISLDYINSFKKNYALITRSKWSFYRYLLKKDYYRWAEPLVLKDYADQIFQQLSNFNSDIVLCPENAMPIAHLECKQPIVLWTDSTIAALIDLYPYLSNLCSETQRNIYALEKSAFDRCKLVIFSSEWAAQTAIDIYGINPSKVKVVPWGANIECDRTLDDIQTIVDSRDSNPCKLLFFGTQWERKGGDIALSVAKELNSIGLNTELTVVGCDPPVTQQSLPTFVKFLGFIDKSNKEGEHKINQLLGESHFLILPSQAETYGHVFCEANSFGVPCIATNIGGIPTVIKENSNGKTFSLDANVLEYCTYIDSLMNNYSEYKRLAFSSFNEYQSRLNWSVAVKTVKRLLM
- a CDS encoding glycosyltransferase; translation: MPLISVIIPVYNGENTIRETIESVLNQTFKDFELIVINDGSTDSTLDVVSNIQDSRLKVFSYPNAKQAASRNRGLSQATGEYVSFIDADDLWKPDKLEAQLKALQENPEAGVAYSWTDLIDESGNFIRGGANIYWQGESYARMLLNDFVESGSNPLIRAQAIKEVGNFDESLPPAEDWDMWIRLASRYPFVVVPSAQVLYRVRANSSSTNVSKMEAVSLRIIERAYAEAPASIQHLKRHTLGNRYKYLVFKALEEPPVRQKALTAIRFLWQAFIYDPVLLRRRIIWKVLLRIAIIVLLPSKLAQTWLNKFKQFTDILTLVILIRVDIVPAQR